GCAATCTGCTTTCCTTGGTAAGGCGTCAGATTGATCGTGTCCGTCGTCCAGTCGGTTGCCTTCTCGTTCTTCACATCCAGAAAGACGAACTGGTCCGGCTGGTCTGCAAAAGCGAGGCCAACCTTCATGCCCGGCTTGCTCTGCGTCTTGTACGTAATCGACAGCTCAGTACCCGACTCGATCTTGAGATCTGTTTTATACAGCTTCAGATGGGTTGCATTCGTTGGACTTAATGCACCGGCTACCTTCAGGGAACTGCCACCATAATAGGCATCCGACCAATCGAGAGAAGGTTTCAGCGCCGTGCCTTTACTTTCTGCTAACCAGCGCCATGTCGGAAGTACGTCCTGCAAACTGCGATTATTCCATCCAGTCTCCCGCACTTGTGTGCCATCAACATAGAATTTCTCGCCACTGCCCGTGTTGAAATTGGTCGTGAAGGGCAGCTGGTCCACCGGCGATGATTCAACCACATTGTTCGCAATCCCTTTCCAGGCCTGGCTTGTCGACGTATTGGCCGGGTTGCCGTTCTGCCCTACCCAGAACTTATTTTCACGGGCAAAGAAATCGGTCATGCTGTCCGCGCTGTTGTACGACCAATCCGGCCGATAAATGCCGAGGGAAGTCACAGCCGATTTCCCTTCAGGAAACAGCAAATTCCATTTCAGACTGGTATCGAATCCTTTAGCTTCCACATCGATACCTGCGAACAGTTCAAATGGTGATCTGCCCAGACTTTTGGCTTTGGCCGCAGAACTGCCAAGATCATTCCACCAGAAATTCAGGAACATGCTGTCTGATACCTTGTTCCCGTTATCCTGAAGGAACATTGCATTCCGGTCCGTCAGCGCATTTTGCCATGAAATATTGCCTTCCTTCGTCATGGAATCATACCAGATGATCTCCATACCCGCAGGCTTATGATCCTGAAGATAACGGAGGAATGTCTTCATTAACTGTGCGTCAGTGGCTGTTCCACCTTCAGTCTCCTGGTTGATAAACCAGCCGTCAAAACCGTAGTACTCTGCTACCTCAATTAATTTATCCGCGGCGGGGAAGGAGCCGTCGCTGTTCTGCTGAAGCATTTGCTTCACCCACTCATATTTGCCACCGTATACCGATGGCGGGAAGAACACTGTGCCCATGATTGGCACTCCGTTCCGGTGTGCCGCATCAATCGTGTCGGCGCTTGGTGGCACAATAATACCTTCTCCCGCCGAGCCACCCCAATATACGAGCTTGTCGACATACTGCCAGTAAGAGAACGTATTTGCAGAGAATGTATCCGAGCCCTGTGACGGAACGCCACTGGTTCCCTGATTCAACGCAGACAAGGCCATCACTTTGGGATCTTTTGTTGCGTTCGGGTTAACTGCCTCTCCTGTGAATCGGCTCTGGAGCGGAATGGTGCTCCGGTTGAAGGCCGCATCCGGGTCGGAAGCTGGATTCCAGTGAAGCAATTGTTCAGGCAGCCAATAGGATGAATAAGGTTGCTTCGCCAAGGCCGCTGAGGAAAGAACGGCGCATACCCATATTACAAATAGGAGACTCGCACCAAGTTTTTTCATACCATACCCTCCAATCCATTTTTGGCAAACTAATCAGGGTAAAAAAGAAACGCCCGTCAAACCAGGACAGACGTTTCCATGTCTACTTTATAATTCAGGTTATTTTTGATTTGCAGCTTTCCATTCGTCGTACTGCTTTTGCGCTTCTGCAATCACTTTATCCAGACCTGCCGCTTTCAACTTCTCGATCGCTTTCGGCAGATGCTCATCCGGGTCAACAGCCCCCGTCATGATGGATGGGTAGAATTCTTTCACGATGGCGGAGATGGAAGCCACTTCCGTCTTCACCGGGTCAGGATTGAAGTTGAAGCCAAAGCTTGGAGCAACCTTCGCGGAATTGTTGAATTCCTTGAACGCTTCCCACTTATCTGCTGGATCTTCCTTGTGCATGTAGGTCAGGAACAGGTTACCCAGTGCAAAGCCAGGCATTTGGAATCCGTCCTTCATCGCTGGCAGATCCTCAATGACATTATCCGAAATCTTTTTGTAATGTGTTCCTTCAATGCCGTAGTTGATCAGGTTACGCAGATATGGATCGGTATTCAGCAAGTTCAGGAACATCATAGCCCGTTCAGGGTTCTTGGAGTTCGCCGAGATTGCATGCATAGCGCCTGTTGCCGAACCAGTGAAAATAACCGGATCCTGCATCGGTGTAGTCACGATATCATAGCCCGCACTTCTGGACCATCCCAGTTCGGCGTACGGCTGTGTCTGTTCACGGTCAACAAACCATTTGCCTGTTTTGATGTTGTCGATGCCTTCCAGTGTCGCTACATCCTTGCGCAGATAACCTGCCTGATAGTATTTACGGATGGTTTTCAACGAGCTTTTCAGCTCTTCGGATTCCAACACATTAACGTATTTACCAGTGTCACCATTCATGTTGATACCAACCGGAAATTCGTCACCCAACAGGAAGTCGAACGCCAGATAAGGCTTAAAGCCCTTCGGAACAGCCAGCGGAGTAATGTCGGCTGGTTCATTATCCTTAATTTGCTGCAGGTAAGGCTCCAGATCCTCTAATGTGCGAATCTTGGTGATGTCCATGTTGTATTTATCAACGTACTGCTTGTTGAAGCGCCATACCCATTGCGAAGCCAACTCTTTGTTCACTGGCACGGCATAGTTTTGGCCACCGATCTGCGATCCCGTAAGGAACCGTGGATCAAGTTGCTCTTTAATGCCCTGACCATACTTATCCAACAGATCATTGATTGGCAGGAATGCTCCTCTGGTGGCATTTGGCAGATAATCATAAGCCCAGGAAGAAGTGAAAGCGATATCATAATTTTCGCCCGAAGCGGTAATGACTGGCATACGTTTGGAATAATCACCCCAGTCAATCATCGTGATGTCGACGGTTGTATTTATTTTCTCCATTAAGTATTTGTTCATTTCTTCCTGTACCATTGGCAAATCGCGCTGTGGACCACCAATCAGATATACCTTGAGCTTCACCGTGTCCTTATCGCCGGCTTCTCCCCCGGATGCCGCATTCCCGCTTGTATCATTGGTATTACTGCCACCGCAGCCCGCTAGAACAGTAGAAAAAGCAAGCAGTAAAGTAACCATGAGCAGAACCATTTTTTTGGTCTTTTTGTTCTTCATGTGTATCCCCCTTATCAATGTTATTGTTACTGCCCTTTGAGGGCAGGCACAACCAGACTTATTCTTTGACCGAACCGATGGTCAGACCTTGTATAAAATACTTTTGGAAAAACGGATACGCCAGCGCAACCGGCAGTGTAGCCAAGACAACCATCGCCATGCGGACGGTCTCCGTTGGCAGTGTCGAGGCAATGTCATAGGACACGACTCGGCTGCTGTTTTGCACAACAAAATCCATATTGTTCTGTATTCGAATCAGCAATGTCTGGAGTGGAATCAGATTCGCATTGTCGATGTAGAGCAACGCATTGAACCAGTCATTCCAGAATCCTAACGTACTGAACAATCCAATAGTCGCAATGCCCGGCAACGAAATCGGCAGCACGATGCGCGTATAGATACCGAATTCAGAAGCTCCGTCGATTTTGGCCGACTCAATAACCGCATCCGGCACGGTGGTCGTGAAAAATGTACGCATAACGATAATGTAAAAAGCGTTCATGATTGACGGCAGGATCAGCGCCCAGATCGAATCCCGCAAGTGCAGCACCTGCGTAACCACAATGTAACTGGGAACGAGACCGCCGGAAAATAGCATGGTGAAGAAGGCCAAAAAGCTGAAAAACCGACGCTGTGCAAAATTTTTGCGCGAGATGGCATATGCATACGTGGTGACCAAATACAGTGTGAGCGCGGTTCCGACAACCGTCACCGTTAAGGTAACCCCAAACGATTGGGCCATCTGCTGCCCGGATTCCATAAGGAATCGGTAGGCATCCAGCGTCCAGACTTCAGGGAATAACTTAAATCCATTGATCGCCAGCGTCTTCTCATCGGTAAATGAGATGATAACAATGAACAGAAACGGAAAGATACAAGATAAGGCAAACAGACCGATAGCTATATTAAAAATCACATTGGATAATGGCGAAATGGCATTCAGATCTCTCGATTTCTTTCCGGTTCTCCTCGTATGGGCAGATGCCCGCTTTACCGGTTCGCTTAAATTACTCATGGAAGCACCCCCTTGCCGCAGCCTAGAATACGGCATAATCCTTTTCAATTTTACGCACAGCATAGTTTGCCAGCAGGACAAGAATCAAACCGACAACCGATTGATACAATCCTGTAGCTGTACTCATTCCCGTATCACCCATAATGGTCAAGCCGCGGTATACAAACGTGTCGATGACATTGGTGACCGGATACAGCGCACCAGAGTCCCGCGGAACCTGATAGAACAGTCCAAAGTCGGAACGGAAGATCCCGCCGATCGCCAGAATGGTCAGGATGATCATTAGTGGTCTGAGCAGTGGCAGCGTAATGTACCGGATCTGTTTCCACTTCGTAGCGCCGTCGATCATCGCTGCCTCATAATAAGAACGGTCGATACCTGCGATTGCTGCCAGATACACTACACTGCCATAACCTGCACCTTTCCACAGGCCGAGCAGAATGAGAAAATACGGCCAATATCCTGTCTCACTGTACCAACTAACCGGATCTCCACCAAAATAGGTAATGATCTGGTTGAACACACCCTTTTCCACACTCAGAAACGAGAAGACGAAATAACTGATAATAACCCAAGACAGGAAATAAGGCATAAACATCGCGGTCTGGTAAATCTTCGCCAGCCGTTTGTTCAACAGTTCGTTCATGATGATCGCAAGCGTCACCGCGAGCACCAACCCGAGAAAGATCAGACCCAGGTTATACAGAATGGTATTACGTGTGATGATATAGGCGTCACTGGTGGAGAACAGAAACTCAAAGTTCTTGAACCCAACCCATTCGCTTTTTAGAACGCTTTCAAGAAATCCGCCCGGATGTATCCGGAAGTCCTTAAAAGCAATAATCGTTCCGAACATTGGCAAATAGGCAAAAATGATAAACCAAGCTGCTCCCGGCAGTACCAGCAGAAGAAACGCCTTGTTCTTCATCAGACTTTTGAAGATGCCCTGCACGGCTGTCCCTCCTTATAATCTCGTTCATTATCGCTTTAGCTGCATCCAGCATTAATCCCCTATAATCAACACTGGATCTAAGCTCTTTTGGTGCTTTGGATTTCCTCGTTCACTCCTACCTCCATTATGCAAGCGCTACCAATTTTGAGATAGTTGAAAAACCCAATAAATTGATGGATTAATTAAAGATCGTGCTTTCATTGCATAACAAAAAAGACACCCCCACATGGGGAGTGTCTTCATTCAGCCGGAGCACCCGGCTTATTTTTTCATGTAGATCGAGCGCAGCTCCGTAGGAGAAACGCCAGCATATTTCTTAAACTGTCTGTAAAAATATGTGGAGTCCCAATAGCCCACCTCTCCCGCTATTTCTGCCGTCTTTTTGTCCGAATATAACAGCAAATGAGTGGCACGCTCGATTCGGTACTGGTTCACATAATCAGAAAAGGTGGTACCGACCTCTTGCTGGAACAATTGGCCGAGGTAGTTCGGATGAAGCTCCAGCCTCTGACTGAGCGTCTTAAGTGAAAGCTCATCCTGATAGTGATTTTTCACCACCTCCAGCACAGCCATGATATGCGGACTGTACGTTTTCTCGGCAGTATGGTATGTATCCAGCGTGTGATGAACAACCTTTCTGACCAATTGTTTCAGTTTGCTGAGCGTATGAATTCTGGACAGGGGGCCGAAGATGTCCCCGTAGTCAGGCGTTTTCTCTAGTTCCTTGGCGGCCAGCATAAGCTGGATCGCAGAATTGAAGAACGGTGTTCTCGGGAGGCAGGGTTCCTTACCCTCAACAATGAAGAATTCGTCGATGAATCGATCCACTTCAGTACCTTCCCCATCCCGCAGCAGCTTGTGGAACTGCTCCATCGCTGGCCCAGGCTTCTCTTGATGCTGATTGCTAGCTTCTTCGTTCTCCACTTGCATGATGAAGGTATTACAATCCATAAACAAATGATTCTGAAGCCACAGCTTTACGGACTTGCAACTCTTTGGAAAACCCAGATAGGTCGACTCGGATTGACCGATGATCCCCCATACACGTGCACCTGTGTCCTCAGCAACCGCTTGCTTCATTTTGGTGAGTGCCTGAAGCTGCCATTCATCACTACCTTCCGTACCGGCTGAAACGAACAGCAGCATGATGTCTCCGTTCTGATCAGGAAAACAGATGATACCGCAGCCATCCGGGAGGCCTTTGTTCCCGATCTGCTCACACTGCTCAGCAATTCCCGGCAGATACATCTGGGGATCATCCCCCTTGTCATCTCCTACAATCCTTAGAGAAGCCGCACAATATGTGGATTTGTTCATGGGAATCTCAAGCATCTGCGCACGCTCACGGAATTCTTTGGCGTCAATGGTCTCGTTCGCCCACCGCTGCAAAATATTGTTGCGCAGAATCCTCCAGCTCTGATCCATTTGAATCTGGCGCATCTCTTCGTGCTCCCAATCCCGCTGCATATGCTTGATGGTCGCTTCCAGTTCATCCATATTGACTGGCTTGAGCAGGTAGTTCTCAACCCCCAGTGAGATGCCCTCCCGCACATATTTGAATTCTTCGTAACCACTTAAAATAATGAATTTGGTATATGGATTGCGCGCTTTAGTCTCCCGGATTAGTTCAAGTCCGGTCATTTGCGGCATCATGATATCCGTAATAATCAGATCGACAGGAACCTCGTCCATCATTGCTAGCGCTTCCAACCCATTGCATGCCGTTCCGGCAATCTGCATGTTATTCTGATCCCAATCAATGATCGCTTGCATTCCTTTGACAATAAGCGGCTCATCATCGACCAACATTACACTTCTCATCCCGTTTCCTCCCTTGTAACTGGAATGCTGATGGTCACCTCACATCCTTCGCCTTCCGCACTGTTCAGGTGCAGACCATAATCACTGCCATAATTCAGACGTATGCGGTCGTGCACGTTCTTAAGACCCAAAGATCGGTCAGATGTCTCAGCAGCTTCATCGCCCTTATGCAACCCATGTTGCAGTTCAAGCAGTCTCTCCGCGGAAATCCCCTTTCCGTTATCCTTTACACGGATGTGAATCACGCCGTTCTCTTCTTCGGCTGTGATGGAGATCCTGTTATCATCATCATTCGTACGAAAACCATGCACAATGTAATTCTCAATAATCGGCTGGACCAGCAACTTGACGACCATGCTTCCCGCCGCTGCATTCTCGATATGGGTCTCCACGTGCAGCTTGTCCTCATACCGATATTGGACCAAAGCCAGGTACATGCCGCACAGCTCTATTTCCTCCGCCAAGGTTACATGGGTCTGCTTTTTGATCAAATGACGGAACATCGTGGCGAGAATATAAATCATCTGCCCAACATCCCTGGCTCCCAAACTGATGGCTTTCATGCGGATGCTTTCCAACGTATTGTACAGAAAATGGGGATTAATCTGTGCTTGCAAAGCCACAAGCTGCGCGTTCTTTTGTTTGATCTCCGACACATATACCGTTTCTATGTAAGACTCCAGCCGATCACACATATGATTAAATCTCTGCGAAATCTGCTGCAGCTCATCTTCCCCCTCCATCTCGATACGTTTACTCAGATCACCCTCCTGCCAGCGCCGCATGTAAAGCACGAGTCTGTGAATTTTTTTGGAATAACGGCGGATGATGGTGAACGTCACCGCAATGCTAATCATGATGCACAGAATCACAATCCCAATGAGGCTGAAACGAATCGCCTGAAGGCTCTGTTTGATTTGCGACTCCGGAATAATAGAAGCCACGACCATTCCCGTATTCCCGATATTCAGCAGCTGCACCTTGGAGCGCTCCTCCAGATCCACCCAATCCTCCGGCAAATTCATCTTCCCCCAGTACGGGTAGACGGTGTTGTCATACTTGCCCTTTGAATCGAAAATCACCTGACCTTCCCCTGTCATCAACATGATCCGACTGTTCTTGCCGCCCGGTCTGTCTCGAAGCAGCCCTTTGATGCGGTCTGTATTCAGCTCAAACATAATTGCACCGTACTGCTTCAATGTCACGGAGTCTTTGAGCACATTCGCGTAGCTGTACGGGGTAGGCTCATCAGCCATTTTCCCTTCGAAAAGCGGTTCGCTGCCCATATACTGCCAAGGTGCACTCCTCAGCCGCTGGAACCAGTCCTGATGCCCTGCCGAAAGCTTGGGATGATAGTAAAAGTGCTGGGTCTCCCGATTAAGAACATAGAAAAAATCCTGATCCGTGCTGTATAACACGACATTTGCAATCGAGGCCTCATCCTTTAACAGCAGACGTAATTGATAATCGAAGTTCCCTCGCTCTGTACGGTAGCTGTAAGCATATTGATTCAGGCGCCAATTGAGAAAATCCTCGTATTCATTAGTCAAAAAATACTTCAGATCATCGCCGATCATGGCGTCGGTATAAATCTGCTGCACGGCATTATACAGCCGTTCGTACTGCTGATTCAGGTTGATACTGACAATATCCAGCTCCTGCAAACTGGCATCCATTTGTTCCTGTACCACTCGCTGTTCATAGTAGCGGTAGGCCAACACCGAGATGCTGATGAACAACAGGACCATCACCATGGAATAAAACAGTAGGATTTTGTTGAACATTTTTTTCTTCAAGTAGTTCTTATACATGGTTCGTATCCTGGACATTCGCGCCTGAACACCTCCTCCAGACCAATTTCCAACTCAGTGTATCACCGTTTGGTTAAATTCGACAATCACCAGCGCTCAGAATCAGTAATCCATATTTTGATTTGTCAAAAGCGAATGGAAGCGCTATAATGGGCGCATTCCCCTATAATAGTTATGTAATACATAATCGCTTTGGATGCTCTCTATATATGAATCACTCCCCGATAAAATGAACTGGGGGTTTTTAACGATGTTTCTTACTGAAAACAAACTACAAGCACGTATTCATGAATTATCCGAGCTGCGTTACCGGGATCGTTTGCCTTTAAATCATTTTCTTGCCTGCGAAGACCGCAGGGAAGAAATTAACCCTGCCCTGCCGGGAGACGATAGCCATTGGAAGCCTATGCATACAGGAGAAAGTTGGTCCGGTCGAGATCTCTATTTGTGGCTGCGTACAAAAGTCGAGTTCCCTGCCTCCTGGGAAGATAAACGGATTGTCGGACTGTTTGATTTCGGCGATACCGGGGGTGGTAACAATTCCGGCTTTGAATCACTGTTCTACTGGGATGGAAAGCCGTTTCAAGGCGTGGATTCCAACCACAAGGAAGTGTTCTTTCCAGCCTCTGCCGCAGGCAGCACCAACGAGTTGGTCTTCCGCTTATGGTCCGGTCTGGAAGGTGGCGGTCAGCCCCGCAACCAGACGCATACGTTCAGACAAGCAGAACTGTGTTGGCTGGATGAAGCTGTTGATGATCTTGTATTTACAGGGTCATCAATTCTGGAAACGGTCAACATTCTGGATGCCCATGCACCTGAACGCACAAAGCTGCTTCATGCACTCCAGCAGTCCTTCCGCCTGATTGATTGGTCGCAGCCTAAGTCCGATGTCTTCTATACCTCTGTGCATGAGGCAAGGGATGACCTGAGCGCCCGATTGAGTACGATGGACAAAGCCTCTGATGTGACCGTCACTTGTATCGGCCATACTCATATTGACGTTGCCTGGCTGTGGCGGTTGAAGCATACGCGCGAGAAATGCGCCCGTTCCTTCTCTACGGTCATGCGCCTGATGGAGATGTTCCCGGAGTATGTTTTCCTTCAGACACAGCCCCAATTGTACGAATATGTGAAAGAGGACTACCCGGAACTGTACGAATCCATCAAGGAGCGTGTCGCTGAAGGACGCTGGGAAGCGGGCGGCGGCATGTGGCTGGAGGCTGACTGTAACCTGACCTCGGGCGAATCCCTGGTCCGACAATTGCTGATTGGCACTCGTTTTCTCAAAGAAGAATTCGGGACGGATTGCCGATATCTATGGTTGCCCGATGTATTCGGCTACAGCTGGTCTCTGCCGCAAATTCTGAAAAAATCCGGCATTCATACGTTCATGACGACCAAAATCAGCTGGAACCAATACAACCGCATGCCATTCGATACATTCCACTGGCGCGGAATTGACGGCTCAGAGGTGCTGACCCACTTCATTACTACACCCGAGCCTTGGTCCGAGCCGGGGTCATGGTTCTATACCTATAACGGAAAAATCATTCCGAAGACGGTCAAGGGCATCTGGGATGCCTACCGCGATAAGGAGATGAACCAGGATCTGCTGCTGTCGTACGGATACGGAGACGGCGGAGGCGGAGTTAACCGCGAAATGCTGGAGATGAGACGGCGGCTGGATCAACTGCCCGGATTGCCCAAGGTCAAGACAGGACGCGCAGATGATTATTTTGAAAAGCTGCAGGAGACGGTCGAGAAAACCGATTCGTACATCCATACATGGGATGGTGAACTGTATCTGGAGTATCACCGCGGAACGTATACCAGTCAGGCGTACAACAAACGGATGAACCGCAAGCTTGAGCTGGCTTACCGCGAAGCGGAGTGGCTGAATGCATTGCAAAGTATTGTGCACAATGACTGGAATCTGTATCAAGCGAAGTCCCTGACTGCGGGTTGGAAAATCATTTTGCGCAACCAGTTCCATGACATCATTCCCGGTTCCTCCATCACAGAGGTGTATGAGGATAGCAGAATTGAATATGCAGAAGCTGAGCTGATTGGCAATCACGTGGACACGCAGGCTCGGATGGCTATTGCTGGCAGCGGAGAATCTCCGTGTACGTACACCATTTGGAACTCCTCCCCATGGGTCGTTACAGAAATCGTGAGCATTCCTGCGGCATCAGGCGAATTGGAAATGGGAACTTGGTTGAGCGATTCCGGTGAGATTCTGAACGCTCAATACCAGGATGCACGTTGGTCCGTCGAGGTAAAGGATATTCCTTCGCTGGGGTATACCACAATTCACTTCCAGAGCAATACGGTAAACGATATCCCTGAGCAATCTCCATTCATCCACACAGCTAATGGAATCGAGACACCATTCTATCTGCTCGAGTGGAATGAGAATGGGCAGTTGACCCGCCTTTACGATAAAGAGTCACATCGTGAGGTGCTTGCCAAAGGCGCTAGAGGCAATGTGCTTCAGGTGTTCGAGGACAAACCACTTGCCCACGAGGCCTGGGATATTGATATCTTCTATCAGGAAGATATGCGAGAGATTACGAAATGCACCAGCATTGAAGTCGTAGAGACGGGGCCACTTCAGTCCGTGATCCGCTTCGCTTGGGAATACCTCGGCTCCACGATTACGCAGAACATGACTGTATATACCGGGCAGCGACGAATCGATTACACCACTGAGGTGGATTGGCATGAACAGCAGCAACTGCTGAAAGTTGCCTTCCCAGTCGGCATCCGCTCTACGGAAGCCACCTATGATATTCAATTCGGTAACGTTAAACGGCCGACGCACTGGAACACAAGTTGGGACTGGGCGCGTTTCGAATCTGTTGGCCATCAATGGGCTGATCTGTCCGATAGAGGTTATGGCGTCAGTTTGCTGAATGATTCCAAGTACGGTTATGACATTAAAGACAACGTCATGCGGCTGACCCTGATCAAGAGCGCTACGCACCCTGATCCACATGCCGATCAGGGACTGCACAGCTTCACCTATGCTCTTCTTCCGCATCAGGGAGATTGGCTCGTTGGCGGAACCGTGCAGCAGGCCTGGCTTCTGAATGCTCCAGCTCGATATACACAAGGGGTATCAGAGCAGCCAAGTCGATCCATGCTCACCTTGTCCGGCAGCACAGCCATGATCTCGGCAGTTAAGAAGGCGGAGGATTCCAATCGTGTCATCGTACGCGTTCATGATTATTCAGGCAGCATGAATACGCTTGAACTGACAAGCGATCTACGGATTCACGCGTGGAGAGAATGCAATCTTATGGAAGTACCAGAGGGCGAACTCCTGTATGATACACCGATAACTTTTGCTCTTGAACCTTATGAAATCAAGACGTTTGAGATTGATCTGAGAGTATAACCCTATAACTGCAGCAGCTTAACCAAAGAAACCAGCAAATCCCCAGATGATGGGCGACTTGCTGGTTTCTTTGTGTTGTAGTTATTTGATCGTTATTCAGACAGTAACGGAGATCGCAACCTGTGCTTCTTAATGACGTATTATAGAACTAAATGGAAAGGATGGCGTTTATATGGGAGAGTCACTCAAAAAAATGAAGTCCCCCACCTTCATTTTCTTTTCATGCGTTCTGGTCCTGTCCGTAATCATCGCGATCCTGTCCAGACCTTATTTCACAGAGCCGATTTTCCATGTTGAGAACAACAAGTACACATTCGATAGTGAACAAGGTAATCTAATGACTTATCGCAGCGGAACGGCAGATCCTATTCAAGTACGCCTTGATCATCAGGAACGGACTGTTTACATCAATCATCAGCAATATCTCATCAAGAAAATTGATTCTGCGTTCAGTACAACGTATAAGTTGATATATCCTAACGGGAACAAATATGAAGTCCAAGATCATTCCGGACAATTAATAAGTTTTGATGCAAAAGGCAATAGCGTTTCCGAGGTCTTCTTGTACGTTGGCAGTCAAAGAGTACTTCAGGAGGGGGAAGAACAATTCTCTCCTGCAACGCTTGTAACAGCCGCTTACCCAGAATATCATTACACTCGTGGTGCTCCAGGTTATCTGTTTCTCGCATTAGCCGCAGTGATTTTCGGATGGTGCAGCTTCCGTTATCAAAAATTTCAAAACTTCCTTTTCTACCTCTCACTTCGTTCGTTCTGGGCGAACGATGTCGAGCCTAGCGACTTTGATTACTTTTTGAGCAAGGT
This window of the Paenibacillus marchantiae genome carries:
- a CDS encoding alpha-mannosidase — encoded protein: MFLTENKLQARIHELSELRYRDRLPLNHFLACEDRREEINPALPGDDSHWKPMHTGESWSGRDLYLWLRTKVEFPASWEDKRIVGLFDFGDTGGGNNSGFESLFYWDGKPFQGVDSNHKEVFFPASAAGSTNELVFRLWSGLEGGGQPRNQTHTFRQAELCWLDEAVDDLVFTGSSILETVNILDAHAPERTKLLHALQQSFRLIDWSQPKSDVFYTSVHEARDDLSARLSTMDKASDVTVTCIGHTHIDVAWLWRLKHTREKCARSFSTVMRLMEMFPEYVFLQTQPQLYEYVKEDYPELYESIKERVAEGRWEAGGGMWLEADCNLTSGESLVRQLLIGTRFLKEEFGTDCRYLWLPDVFGYSWSLPQILKKSGIHTFMTTKISWNQYNRMPFDTFHWRGIDGSEVLTHFITTPEPWSEPGSWFYTYNGKIIPKTVKGIWDAYRDKEMNQDLLLSYGYGDGGGGVNREMLEMRRRLDQLPGLPKVKTGRADDYFEKLQETVEKTDSYIHTWDGELYLEYHRGTYTSQAYNKRMNRKLELAYREAEWLNALQSIVHNDWNLYQAKSLTAGWKIILRNQFHDIIPGSSITEVYEDSRIEYAEAELIGNHVDTQARMAIAGSGESPCTYTIWNSSPWVVTEIVSIPAASGELEMGTWLSDSGEILNAQYQDARWSVEVKDIPSLGYTTIHFQSNTVNDIPEQSPFIHTANGIETPFYLLEWNENGQLTRLYDKESHREVLAKGARGNVLQVFEDKPLAHEAWDIDIFYQEDMREITKCTSIEVVETGPLQSVIRFAWEYLGSTITQNMTVYTGQRRIDYTTEVDWHEQQQLLKVAFPVGIRSTEATYDIQFGNVKRPTHWNTSWDWARFESVGHQWADLSDRGYGVSLLNDSKYGYDIKDNVMRLTLIKSATHPDPHADQGLHSFTYALLPHQGDWLVGGTVQQAWLLNAPARYTQGVSEQPSRSMLTLSGSTAMISAVKKAEDSNRVIVRVHDYSGSMNTLELTSDLRIHAWRECNLMEVPEGELLYDTPITFALEPYEIKTFEIDLRV
- a CDS encoding cache domain-containing sensor histidine kinase → MYKNYLKKKMFNKILLFYSMVMVLLFISISVLAYRYYEQRVVQEQMDASLQELDIVSINLNQQYERLYNAVQQIYTDAMIGDDLKYFLTNEYEDFLNWRLNQYAYSYRTERGNFDYQLRLLLKDEASIANVVLYSTDQDFFYVLNRETQHFYYHPKLSAGHQDWFQRLRSAPWQYMGSEPLFEGKMADEPTPYSYANVLKDSVTLKQYGAIMFELNTDRIKGLLRDRPGGKNSRIMLMTGEGQVIFDSKGKYDNTVYPYWGKMNLPEDWVDLEERSKVQLLNIGNTGMVVASIIPESQIKQSLQAIRFSLIGIVILCIMISIAVTFTIIRRYSKKIHRLVLYMRRWQEGDLSKRIEMEGEDELQQISQRFNHMCDRLESYIETVYVSEIKQKNAQLVALQAQINPHFLYNTLESIRMKAISLGARDVGQMIYILATMFRHLIKKQTHVTLAEEIELCGMYLALVQYRYEDKLHVETHIENAAAGSMVVKLLVQPIIENYIVHGFRTNDDDNRISITAEEENGVIHIRVKDNGKGISAERLLELQHGLHKGDEAAETSDRSLGLKNVHDRIRLNYGSDYGLHLNSAEGEGCEVTISIPVTREETG